The following is a genomic window from Clostridium sp..
GAGATACGATAGGTGTAACTTTAGAAAACGGCCAGTATGAAAAAGTAAGACTTATTGGTGTAAATACGCCTGAAAGTACGACTAAACATGAACAATACGGAGAACAGGCTTCCAACTACACAAAATCCCAGTTGTATGGGAAAACCGTGTATCTTGAGAGTGATGCAGGAAATACGGATAGTTATGGAAGACTTCTAAGGTATGTATGGCTTTTTCCGCCTGCGGAGATAAGCGAAAGCGAAATCAGGGCCAAAATGTTCAATGCCATACTTGCATATAATGGATATGCGGAACAGATGACAATTCAGCCAAATGCAAAATATGCTGATTATTTTAGAAGGTTCTGTGCTGAGGCAAGAGAAAACAGCAGGGGACTATGGGCAATAAACCCTAACGGCACTACTAAGGGTGACGGAATAAGTGCTCCTTCAAGTTCTGCATCAAGCAGCTCTAGTAGTAGCTATAAACCAAGCAGTAGCAGTTCTTATGGGTCCTCAAGTAGTTCAGGATCGTCTTCATCTAGTCAAGGAAGTACAGCACCGGCAGCACCTTCAAACGGGAAGATAAAGGGAAATATCAATTCTAAAGGTGAAAAGATATACCATTTACCTGGAGACCCGTATTATAACAGAACAAATCCTGAAGCATGGTTTAATACAGAAGCAGAAGCACAAGCTGCAGGTTATAGACCAATTAAAAGATAAAGAAAAGCTCTGGAGACTATCCAGGGCTTATAAATTTACAACAAAGTTTTAGAAATGATGTAATGTATATAGATCTTAAAATAAATAAATCTGATTAGCAGGAAGAAGTCGATTAGTGTCGAATATTAATATCATGAATAAAAATTTATTTTAAGGAGAATTCTTATGGTAGGAGAAGGAAGCTTAGAAGCTTATTTACAAATTATGCCTGTACTTAAAGATATATTGCTTGAAGATATAGCGGTAGCTGTTGCGGATACTACAAAATTTTTATATTATAGGCCAGGAGATACTTTAGATATAAAAATAAATGTAGGTAGTAGAATACCAGGTGATATTATGCTATATAAA
Proteins encoded in this region:
- a CDS encoding thermonuclease family protein, with the protein product MYKKVTSKLLIVFVTTILLFTMSGCSDLSTSNSKGAIDQTTQSFTAEKAESAESDTSQYPIKLEKAKVTHHTDGDTIGVTLENGQYEKVRLIGVNTPESTTKHEQYGEQASNYTKSQLYGKTVYLESDAGNTDSYGRLLRYVWLFPPAEISESEIRAKMFNAILAYNGYAEQMTIQPNAKYADYFRRFCAEARENSRGLWAINPNGTTKGDGISAPSSSASSSSSSSYKPSSSSSYGSSSSSGSSSSSQGSTAPAAPSNGKIKGNINSKGEKIYHLPGDPYYNRTNPEAWFNTEAEAQAAGYRPIKR